A window from Leptothermofonsia sichuanensis E412 encodes these proteins:
- a CDS encoding DUF6439 family protein produces the protein MVDTSVHAPNSGEVSKDSSTLRQFTAVELAQALLEKLAITDGNWHRLKSNRRARAGEQAAAALVFLLKDQPEEALPRLQQAVGWLDHSISAPPCPTHGNR, from the coding sequence ATGGTTGATACCTCTGTTCACGCTCCCAATTCGGGTGAAGTTTCTAAGGACTCCAGTACTCTACGGCAATTTACGGCGGTGGAGCTTGCCCAGGCTCTGTTAGAAAAACTGGCAATTACGGATGGAAACTGGCATCGGCTCAAGTCCAACCGTAGGGCACGGGCAGGAGAGCAGGCAGCAGCGGCTTTAGTGTTTCTGCTTAAAGACCAACCAGAGGAAGCGTTACCCCGGCTTCAGCAAGCCGTGGGTTGGCTTGATCACTCGATCTCAGCTCCACCCTGCCCGACGCACGGAAATCGGTGA
- the asnS gene encoding asparagine--tRNA ligase gives MIRRIIDLLRNGQPNETVTIRGWVRTKREQKEFSFVEVNDGSSMAGLQVVVNQDVPGYAEAIKRVNTGASVEMAGTLVESPAKGQRIELKASSITVYGEADPETYPLQKKRHSFEFLREIAHLRSRTNTLGAVFRVRNAASTAIHQFFQERGFIWVHTPVISASDCEGAGEMFTVTNLDLKQVPLTEDNTVDFSKDFFGKQAYLTVSGQLEAEIMAMAFSNVYTFGPTFRAENSNTSRHLAEFWMVEPEMAFCDLQGDMDLAEAFLKHIFKTVLEQCPEDMEFFNQRIDQTVLATADNIIHNEFARVTYTEAISILEKSGKTFEYPVEWGLDMQSEHERYLAETYFKKPVIVTNYPAKIKAFYMRLDEDGQTVAAMDILAPKIGEIIGGSQREERLDVLERRIQAVGLDPKPYWWYLDLRRYGTVPHAGFGLGFERLVQFMTGMGNIRDVIPFPRAPQEVEF, from the coding sequence ATGATTCGACGCATTATTGATTTGCTCCGCAATGGTCAGCCTAATGAAACAGTCACCATCAGGGGTTGGGTGCGCACTAAGCGGGAGCAGAAAGAATTTAGCTTTGTCGAAGTAAATGATGGTTCCTCTATGGCAGGGCTACAGGTTGTGGTCAATCAGGATGTACCGGGGTATGCAGAGGCGATCAAGCGGGTAAACACAGGTGCATCGGTAGAAATGGCTGGTACGCTGGTGGAGTCTCCGGCAAAAGGGCAACGGATTGAACTCAAGGCAAGCTCGATCACGGTTTACGGAGAGGCAGACCCGGAAACCTATCCGCTTCAGAAGAAACGCCACTCATTTGAATTTTTACGAGAGATTGCCCATCTGCGATCGCGCACAAATACCCTGGGGGCGGTGTTCCGGGTTCGCAATGCGGCTTCTACCGCCATTCACCAGTTTTTCCAGGAGCGGGGCTTTATCTGGGTACACACTCCTGTGATCAGTGCCAGCGACTGCGAAGGAGCGGGGGAAATGTTCACGGTCACGAACCTGGACCTGAAGCAGGTGCCTCTGACAGAAGACAATACTGTGGACTTTAGCAAGGACTTCTTTGGTAAACAGGCCTATCTGACAGTCAGTGGGCAACTGGAAGCTGAAATCATGGCAATGGCATTCAGTAACGTCTACACCTTTGGTCCCACCTTCCGGGCAGAAAATTCCAATACCTCCCGCCACTTAGCAGAATTCTGGATGGTGGAGCCAGAAATGGCATTCTGTGACCTGCAAGGGGACATGGATCTGGCAGAAGCGTTTCTGAAACATATTTTTAAAACGGTGCTGGAGCAGTGCCCGGAAGACATGGAGTTTTTTAATCAGCGCATTGACCAGACCGTCTTAGCCACGGCTGACAATATCATTCACAACGAGTTTGCACGGGTCACCTACACAGAGGCCATTTCGATTCTGGAAAAATCGGGTAAAACCTTTGAGTACCCGGTGGAGTGGGGGCTGGATATGCAGTCTGAGCACGAGCGCTATCTGGCAGAAACCTATTTCAAAAAGCCCGTCATTGTGACTAACTATCCTGCCAAAATCAAAGCGTTCTATATGCGGCTTGATGAGGATGGGCAGACCGTAGCTGCAATGGATATTCTCGCACCTAAGATCGGTGAAATTATTGGCGGCTCCCAGCGGGAGGAACGCCTGGATGTGCTGGAGCGGCGTATTCAGGCTGTAGGGCTAGATCCCAAACCCTACTGGTGGTATCTCGACTTACGGCGTTATGGGACGGTTCCCCATGCGGGATTTGGGCTTGGCTTTGAGCGCCTGGTGCAGTTTATGACTGGGATGGGCAATATCCGGGATGTGATTCCGTTTCCCCGTGCTCCCCAGGAAGTTGAATTTTAG
- a CDS encoding tetratricopeptide repeat protein, protein MKFAVSIISPPNYPHARSVWEVAETLHYGLVQLGHDSVITFDTSTSDRQHITLLPNMLVAYDGKLAPNTILYNLDQIYPGSPWLQPVVLDHFLQYPLWDYSQANIDQLHQMGIAPVQPVPIGYVPELTRIPALDEDIDVLFYGSVNQRRHQILESLRSEGVNVAEIFGLYGPERDAYIARSKIVLNMHFYPAKVFEIVRVSYLLANRRFVISERGCNPVEESAFAPGIVFSDYDHLVATCLDFLDRPQDRTHIAEVGFDLMTQCPETTYLEPALQAISARPERANSFVFQPDLYRKRQAALCLEQGDYETAIALYEASLEVDSTCSLSYWNLGLALLLSGDEMAAQFCWGIGSAQTASGCTEASNAELFQVLHQANLKQRESQRIDLAERIERQILEMFPDAL, encoded by the coding sequence ATGAAGTTTGCGGTTTCCATCATCAGCCCGCCGAATTATCCCCATGCACGGTCCGTCTGGGAAGTGGCAGAAACCCTCCACTATGGGTTGGTTCAGTTGGGGCATGACTCGGTCATCACGTTTGATACCAGTACCAGCGATCGCCAGCATATTACCCTGCTGCCCAACATGCTAGTGGCTTACGACGGCAAGCTAGCTCCAAACACGATTCTCTATAACCTGGATCAAATTTATCCCGGATCTCCCTGGCTACAGCCTGTCGTTTTAGACCACTTTCTGCAATACCCCCTCTGGGACTACAGCCAGGCCAATATTGACCAGTTGCATCAGATGGGCATTGCTCCGGTACAGCCTGTCCCCATCGGCTATGTTCCTGAACTGACCCGGATTCCTGCCCTGGACGAGGACATCGACGTTCTCTTTTATGGGTCTGTCAACCAGCGTCGGCACCAGATTCTAGAATCCTTGAGATCTGAGGGGGTAAACGTTGCCGAAATTTTCGGTCTCTATGGACCAGAGCGGGATGCCTACATCGCTCGCTCAAAAATTGTGTTGAATATGCATTTTTACCCAGCTAAAGTCTTTGAAATTGTCCGGGTATCCTACCTGTTGGCGAATCGGCGATTTGTGATTTCAGAGCGAGGCTGCAATCCGGTAGAAGAATCTGCGTTTGCCCCAGGAATTGTTTTCTCGGACTATGACCATTTAGTTGCAACCTGCCTGGATTTTTTAGATCGTCCCCAGGATAGAACCCACATTGCTGAAGTTGGCTTTGACCTGATGACTCAGTGCCCTGAAACAACCTACCTGGAACCAGCATTGCAAGCGATTTCAGCCAGACCTGAGAGGGCTAACTCCTTTGTGTTTCAGCCGGACTTATACAGAAAACGACAGGCAGCCTTGTGTTTAGAGCAGGGTGACTATGAAACAGCGATCGCCCTGTATGAAGCCAGTCTGGAAGTTGATTCCACCTGCTCCCTCAGCTATTGGAATCTGGGACTGGCCCTGTTGTTGAGCGGCGATGAAATGGCTGCCCAGTTTTGTTGGGGTATCGGGAGTGCTCAAACTGCATCTGGCTGTACTGAAGCCAGCAACGCTGAATTATTCCAGGTCCTCCATCAGGCAAACCTGAAACAGCGAGAATCTCAGCGAATCGATCTGGCGGAGCGGATTGAACGGCAAATTCTGGAAATGTTTCCCGATGCTCTCTAA
- a CDS encoding AAA family ATPase codes for MSDLFKSFEQLLELAKTLEEKAEKGELKTDIQINSRSFSSIPRQGNIPGGIGVSRVHPHPGGGAEESGSRPDPDVIITPPPAAAGSSSASLKDVGGLAEVVKELRELVEIPLKRPDLLAKLGLEPPRGVLLVGPPGTGKTLTARGLAEELGVNYIAIVGPEIMGKYYGEAEGRLRNLFEKATKAAPCIVFIDEIDSLAPDRSKVEGEVEKRLVAQLLGLMDGFAKTQGVIVLAATNRPDHLDPALRRPGRFDREVPFRVPDRNGRLEILTILTRSMPVDETVDLGAIADLTVGMVGADLKAVCQKAAYSALRRQVPSLQAPLPDTMTVNREDFVQALKEVKPSVLRSVEVEAPNVSWEQIGGLEAIKRTLQESVEGALLYPELYERTGAKAPRGILLWGPPGTGKTLLAKAVASQARANFIAVNGPELLSRWVGAAEQEVRELFAKARQAAPCVVFIDEIDTLAPARGRFQGDSGVSDRVVGQLLTELDGLQECLNVLLIGATNRPDALDPALLRAGRLDFQLKVDLPDQSSRLAILHVHNRDRPLAASVDLAEWATLTDGWNGADLALLSNQAALEAIRRYRAQGQTDPTTIQISTDDFTAAYQLLSTQR; via the coding sequence ATGAGCGATCTCTTCAAAAGCTTTGAACAACTGCTGGAACTTGCCAAAACCCTGGAAGAAAAAGCAGAGAAAGGCGAATTAAAAACGGATATTCAGATTAACTCCCGTTCTTTCAGCAGTATTCCCAGACAGGGCAACATTCCAGGCGGGATTGGAGTCAGCCGTGTACATCCGCATCCAGGCGGAGGCGCAGAGGAATCGGGGAGCCGCCCTGATCCAGACGTGATCATAACCCCACCGCCTGCTGCTGCCGGGAGTTCGAGTGCATCCTTAAAGGACGTTGGTGGGCTGGCAGAGGTCGTCAAGGAGTTGCGGGAACTGGTGGAGATTCCCCTCAAGCGCCCAGACCTGCTGGCAAAACTGGGACTGGAACCACCACGGGGGGTCTTGCTGGTCGGTCCGCCGGGGACTGGAAAAACCTTAACTGCACGGGGTCTGGCAGAAGAACTGGGGGTCAATTATATTGCGATTGTCGGTCCTGAAATCATGGGCAAATACTACGGGGAAGCGGAAGGACGACTGCGCAACCTTTTTGAAAAGGCGACCAAAGCGGCTCCCTGTATTGTGTTTATCGATGAAATTGATAGTCTTGCCCCCGATCGCAGCAAGGTGGAAGGCGAAGTCGAAAAACGGCTGGTTGCCCAACTGTTGGGGTTAATGGATGGCTTTGCCAAAACCCAGGGAGTGATTGTCCTGGCAGCAACCAATCGCCCCGACCATCTAGATCCGGCTTTGCGGCGTCCCGGTCGGTTTGACCGGGAAGTGCCGTTCCGGGTGCCTGATCGCAACGGACGCCTGGAAATTCTTACTATTCTCACCCGCTCCATGCCAGTGGACGAAACTGTCGATCTGGGGGCGATCGCCGACCTCACGGTAGGCATGGTTGGGGCTGACCTGAAGGCCGTCTGCCAGAAAGCCGCCTATAGCGCCCTGCGCCGCCAGGTGCCTTCCCTGCAAGCCCCGTTACCCGACACCATGACCGTCAACCGGGAAGATTTTGTTCAGGCTCTCAAGGAAGTTAAACCTTCGGTGCTGCGATCCGTGGAAGTGGAAGCGCCCAATGTTTCCTGGGAGCAGATTGGGGGACTGGAAGCGATCAAACGCACCCTGCAAGAGTCTGTCGAAGGTGCCCTGCTCTACCCCGAACTGTACGAACGCACTGGTGCCAAAGCTCCCAGAGGGATTCTGCTCTGGGGTCCCCCCGGAACGGGAAAAACCCTGCTGGCAAAGGCAGTGGCTTCCCAGGCACGGGCAAATTTCATCGCGGTCAACGGTCCCGAACTGTTGAGCCGCTGGGTTGGGGCTGCCGAGCAGGAAGTGCGAGAACTGTTTGCCAAAGCACGCCAGGCGGCTCCCTGCGTGGTGTTTATTGATGAAATTGACACCCTGGCTCCCGCCCGGGGTCGGTTCCAGGGCGATTCGGGGGTGAGCGATCGCGTCGTCGGGCAACTTCTGACTGAACTGGACGGATTGCAGGAATGTCTCAACGTTCTACTAATTGGTGCCACCAACCGCCCCGATGCCCTTGATCCGGCCCTCCTGCGAGCCGGGCGACTGGACTTTCAACTCAAAGTAGACCTTCCAGATCAGAGCAGCCGTCTGGCGATTCTGCACGTTCATAATCGCGATCGCCCCCTGGCAGCCTCGGTTGATCTGGCCGAGTGGGCAACCCTGACCGACGGCTGGAATGGTGCCGATCTGGCACTCCTCAGCAACCAGGCAGCCCTGGAAGCCATCCGGCGTTACCGTGCCCAGGGTCAAACTGACCCCACCACAATCCAAATTTCTACGGATGACTTCACTGCCGCTTACCAACTACTGTCTACACAGCGTTAG
- a CDS encoding ARC6/PARC6 family protein codes for MRLSLTGLMVTLGLTVGVGVLPVQAQFSEGKIGAFVEALRQAAPQTGRRYDGLYSDWQVQPQNIPRWSRACIGRELTPAQFAASSATAREIIACVMRDVLQEEYRASGNSEPLAIRRAAAWWMTGNPNRYNSGDTAIYTQRVLSLYQQQNQSASTRSVPLRSQGQAAPAATGQTTTPTTAYDRYMMAGYEATRRREHSTALLYFKRALDERPNDSYASQAIRNVESYMEENRPKTQGKNASQPTAATPITQQQAVDLINQWLEAKSEIFAPPFNQTQLSRFATGELYASLANPNGLLDWLKNNRAYYRYGVQKVDAVERFAADRDRATIELKITEDRTLYQDGAVNPQHTDFSTKPVRYTLERVDGHWKIADYKTTEGLLLERSILNPTSSNSR; via the coding sequence ATGCGTTTATCATTGACTGGACTGATGGTTACCCTTGGACTCACCGTTGGGGTGGGAGTTCTGCCTGTTCAGGCTCAGTTTTCAGAGGGCAAAATTGGTGCATTTGTGGAGGCACTGCGGCAGGCGGCTCCCCAAACCGGACGCAGGTATGATGGGTTGTATAGCGATTGGCAGGTTCAGCCTCAAAATATCCCTCGCTGGTCGAGGGCCTGTATTGGCCGAGAACTGACCCCAGCCCAATTTGCGGCCAGTTCTGCCACTGCCCGCGAAATCATTGCCTGTGTGATGCGGGATGTGTTGCAAGAGGAGTACCGTGCCAGCGGGAATAGTGAACCACTGGCGATTCGTCGGGCGGCTGCCTGGTGGATGACGGGCAATCCCAATCGTTATAACAGTGGTGACACTGCCATCTACACCCAACGAGTGTTAAGTCTTTACCAGCAACAGAACCAATCGGCTTCCACCCGATCCGTTCCGCTGCGATCTCAGGGACAGGCTGCCCCTGCGGCGACCGGGCAAACGACCACGCCAACCACAGCTTACGATCGCTACATGATGGCAGGTTACGAGGCAACCAGACGCCGGGAACACTCCACGGCCTTACTTTATTTCAAGCGGGCGTTAGATGAGCGCCCCAATGACTCCTATGCCTCGCAGGCAATTCGCAATGTGGAATCCTACATGGAGGAGAATCGCCCGAAAACCCAGGGAAAAAATGCATCCCAGCCGACGGCAGCGACCCCGATTACCCAGCAACAGGCTGTCGATTTAATCAATCAATGGTTGGAAGCGAAATCAGAAATCTTTGCGCCTCCCTTTAATCAAACACAACTCAGCCGGTTTGCCACCGGAGAATTGTATGCCTCTTTAGCCAATCCCAATGGGTTACTGGATTGGTTAAAGAATAACCGGGCTTACTACCGCTATGGGGTGCAGAAAGTGGATGCGGTTGAACGGTTTGCGGCTGATCGCGATCGCGCAACGATTGAACTGAAAATCACAGAAGATCGCACTCTGTATCAAGATGGGGCTGTCAACCCGCAACATACGGATTTTTCAACTAAACCTGTGCGCTACACATTAGAGCGCGTGGACGGTCATTGGAAAATTGCTGACTATAAAACAACGGAAGGATTACTCCTGGAGCGATCGATCTTAAATCCAACCTCCTCCAATTCCAGGTAA
- a CDS encoding surface-adhesin E family protein, whose protein sequence is MKQLLQWVVTGWILTYPSIAFAAEWIAVATNSVGDQFFVDKNSIQRKGDAVWYWEYRRFSEPNNAFFEEPINQPVYGAVIQWSVDCRSQVQRLRQLAAYAQDRKAIQTFDYGDAGSLAQPRPGSSAHKVVEYVCNY, encoded by the coding sequence ATGAAACAGCTATTACAATGGGTGGTCACTGGCTGGATACTCACCTATCCTTCAATTGCCTTCGCCGCAGAGTGGATAGCCGTTGCAACTAACTCTGTGGGTGACCAGTTCTTTGTCGATAAAAATTCTATTCAACGCAAAGGAGACGCTGTCTGGTACTGGGAGTACCGCCGCTTCTCAGAGCCTAACAATGCTTTTTTTGAAGAACCGATTAATCAGCCAGTCTATGGCGCGGTTATTCAATGGTCGGTGGATTGTAGAAGTCAGGTTCAGCGGCTGCGGCAGTTGGCAGCCTATGCTCAGGATAGAAAAGCGATTCAAACGTTTGACTATGGGGATGCTGGCAGTCTGGCCCAACCCAGACCCGGAAGCAGTGCCCATAAGGTTGTGGAGTATGTCTGTAATTATTGA
- the glpK gene encoding glycerol kinase GlpK, translating into MSVIIDGQYILALDLGTTGNRAFLFNQEAKVICSAYKELTQYYPQPGWVEHDPLEIWQDTQLVMHRVIQQAGIQPRQIAAIGLTVQRETCLLWNSRTGQPLHPAIVWQDRRTTPLCKQLREQGQTQAIYERTGLVIDAYFSATKLAWLLEHAVPSDIDPEWILAGTIDSWVLWNLTGRRIHATDDTNASRTMLFNITTRQWDDRLLDLLQIPAAILPAVQPSLGQFGVTDASLLGAEIPIMAILGDQQAALLGQGCDRPGLMKCTYGTGCFLVAHTGPTIVRSSHQLLSTIAWTHTPESSDAFLPQTDRNPSSAHSSPIGYALEGSLFTTGACVQWLRDGLKLIQSAPETERLATQVKDNGGVYFVPALSGLGAPHWDMTARGAFLGITGGVKREHMVRAVLEAIAFQVREVVLAIQEDCQIEGSTGELRLKVDGGACENNFLMQFQADLLGMPVERPLMRDSTVLGAAFAAGLAAGFWPSYQALIQQRQIECIFEPGAGATQALNHFVTWQKAVERAKHWAE; encoded by the coding sequence ATGTCTGTAATTATTGACGGCCAGTATATTCTTGCGCTTGATCTGGGTACTACAGGTAACCGGGCTTTTTTGTTCAATCAAGAGGCCAAAGTGATTTGTTCTGCCTATAAGGAATTGACCCAGTACTATCCCCAGCCGGGCTGGGTGGAGCATGACCCGCTGGAAATCTGGCAGGATACTCAGTTGGTTATGCATAGGGTTATTCAGCAGGCTGGCATTCAGCCCAGGCAGATTGCGGCAATTGGGTTAACGGTGCAGCGAGAAACCTGTCTGTTATGGAACAGCAGAACCGGGCAACCCCTGCACCCTGCGATCGTCTGGCAGGATCGACGCACAACTCCCCTGTGTAAACAGTTGCGAGAACAGGGCCAGACTCAAGCTATTTATGAGCGTACAGGCTTAGTCATTGATGCCTACTTCTCAGCCACCAAACTGGCGTGGTTGCTGGAACACGCGGTTCCATCAGACATTGACCCGGAATGGATTCTGGCGGGCACCATTGATAGCTGGGTATTGTGGAATCTGACCGGCAGGCGAATTCATGCTACCGACGATACCAACGCCAGCCGCACGATGTTGTTTAACATTACGACCCGTCAGTGGGACGATCGCCTTCTGGACTTACTTCAGATTCCCGCTGCCATCTTACCGGCCGTACAACCGAGCCTGGGTCAGTTTGGTGTCACCGATGCCAGCCTGCTGGGGGCAGAAATTCCGATTATGGCAATTTTAGGAGATCAGCAGGCCGCTCTCCTGGGGCAGGGGTGCGATCGCCCCGGTTTAATGAAATGTACCTACGGTACTGGCTGCTTTCTGGTTGCACACACCGGCCCAACCATTGTGCGCTCCAGCCATCAGCTCCTCTCCACCATTGCCTGGACTCACACCCCTGAATCATCCGACGCCTTCCTGCCGCAAACCGACAGGAATCCATCTTCCGCTCACTCTTCACCCATTGGCTATGCCCTCGAAGGCAGCCTGTTTACTACCGGAGCCTGTGTTCAATGGCTGCGGGATGGCTTGAAACTGATTCAATCTGCCCCTGAAACTGAACGCCTGGCAACCCAGGTGAAGGATAACGGTGGTGTTTATTTTGTGCCAGCGCTGAGTGGATTGGGTGCCCCCCACTGGGATATGACGGCAAGGGGGGCGTTTCTGGGCATTACTGGTGGGGTCAAGCGGGAACATATGGTGCGGGCGGTGCTGGAGGCGATCGCCTTTCAGGTCAGGGAGGTCGTGCTTGCCATCCAGGAAGACTGCCAGATTGAGGGGAGCACCGGGGAGTTGCGGCTCAAAGTGGATGGAGGAGCCTGCGAAAACAACTTTTTGATGCAGTTCCAGGCCGATCTGCTGGGGATGCCTGTGGAACGTCCGCTGATGCGGGATTCAACGGTGCTGGGGGCAGCATTTGCGGCAGGGCTGGCGGCAGGTTTTTGGCCCAGCTATCAGGCGTTGATCCAGCAACGGCAGATTGAGTGCATTTTTGAGCCGGGTGCTGGCGCGACCCAGGCACTCAACCATTTTGTTACCTGGCAAAAGGCCGTTGAACGCGCTAAACATTGGGCAGAGTAG
- a CDS encoding endo-1,4-beta-xylanase, with translation MRQWLVLGLLAIASGLIHWLCSGGAQTMAATTSATKLDASIRRLRTGDLVIRVVDSQQQPVAGATVTLEQTAHDFDFGTALSTQMFRPNVAAHEQAQYLQIAKQWFNASVHEDALKWYSTEPEQGQVSYADADRILAWSEANGLKMRGHTLFWAVEKWNQPWVRALSPQELRQAVERRTTEICHRYRGKISEYDVLNELLHGDFYQQRLGEGIVDQIFQWCRDADPTARLYVNDYDVLNGKLLDAYVHQIRSLLDRGVPVGGIGVQAHVREPMTAAQIQHCLDTLAQFRLPIKITELGVVAATEAEQARILKDLYTVAFAHPAVTGILMWGFWAGANWEPAAAIFKHNFEPTLAARTYQDLVFNQWWTKVNGKTNSSGVVAAQAFFGRYQVTVRAGNHSTIRTVSLTPQSPMPQVVTITLPF, from the coding sequence ATGAGGCAATGGTTGGTACTGGGACTGCTGGCGATCGCGAGTGGTCTCATTCACTGGCTCTGTAGTGGTGGTGCCCAAACCATGGCAGCCACCACCAGTGCGACCAAACTCGATGCCAGCATTCGTCGCCTGCGTACTGGCGACCTGGTGATTCGGGTGGTTGACTCTCAGCAACAACCTGTTGCCGGGGCAACCGTCACGTTGGAACAAACAGCCCACGATTTTGATTTTGGTACAGCCCTGAGCACTCAAATGTTTCGTCCAAATGTAGCTGCGCATGAGCAAGCTCAGTACCTCCAGATCGCAAAGCAGTGGTTTAACGCCAGTGTGCATGAAGATGCGCTGAAGTGGTATTCGACCGAGCCAGAGCAGGGTCAGGTCAGCTATGCCGATGCCGATCGCATTCTTGCCTGGAGTGAAGCCAATGGACTCAAAATGCGGGGGCACACCTTATTTTGGGCCGTGGAGAAATGGAATCAGCCCTGGGTGCGAGCGCTAAGCCCGCAAGAACTGAGACAAGCCGTAGAGCGAAGGACCACCGAAATCTGCCACCGCTATCGGGGCAAAATTTCTGAATATGATGTGTTGAATGAGTTGTTGCATGGAGATTTTTATCAACAGCGCCTGGGAGAAGGAATTGTCGATCAAATCTTCCAGTGGTGTCGGGATGCAGATCCAACTGCCCGCTTATATGTGAATGATTATGACGTTCTTAATGGCAAATTACTGGATGCTTATGTGCATCAAATCCGTTCGCTGTTAGACAGAGGCGTACCCGTAGGTGGGATTGGAGTACAGGCCCATGTTCGAGAACCCATGACAGCAGCACAGATCCAGCATTGCCTGGACACACTAGCACAGTTTCGGTTGCCCATTAAAATTACGGAACTGGGAGTGGTCGCTGCGACCGAAGCAGAGCAAGCCCGCATTTTGAAGGATCTATATACAGTCGCTTTTGCCCATCCAGCCGTGACTGGAATCCTGATGTGGGGGTTTTGGGCAGGGGCAAATTGGGAACCAGCGGCGGCGATCTTCAAGCATAACTTTGAGCCAACCCTGGCTGCCCGGACCTATCAAGACCTGGTCTTTAACCAGTGGTGGACAAAGGTGAATGGAAAAACTAATTCCAGTGGGGTAGTTGCAGCTCAGGCTTTTTTTGGACGCTATCAGGTCACCGTCAGAGCAGGCAACCATAGCACTATCCGCACGGTTTCCTTAACGCCCCAGTCCCCAATGCCCCAGGTGGTGACGATCACCCTGCCATTCTGA